GCTAAAGCGCAAGCAATTCAGGCCGGACGATTTGACACGTGCATTAAATCAATCAATTACAACTTCCTAACACAATGTCATGCATTAACTAATTCAGATCAAATCTCAACTAAATCCAAATTTTCATTGCCTTCCACTACTCATACCCAAGTCAAATTTTACTGAAACATCAACTATAATCAAATTTGGCTGGCCCATTGGCGCGTGCGTGcgtttttttcaaaaaatttctatgttttttttgtttcctttttactATTTTTTTTCTATGACCAACCTATTATTTTGTACTCCGCATACTATCATAATTGGCACATGCCGGTATGCCATGGTGAGTTGGTAGGGTCGCCTCCATTCTGGTTAGATTGAGTTCGAGTCAATTTAAAAATTTCTACTCCTAAAGGGTAGTTGGTAGTCTCGCCTCACCTCCCACCAATCCTATATTACGCTCCCAAACATCTTACATGCACCCTTTTGCTAAAACGTAGCCAATTTGGGCCAGCCGATTTGACGCGTGCATTAACTTAATCAAGTTGATATTTTCTAAAACAATGTCATGCATTAACTAATTTGGATCAATCTTAAGAAAATCTCAACTTAATCAAGTTTCTCGCCAGCCTCCCTCCGAGCACCGGTATGATGTGGCTAGGTGACCGGTGGTCTGGTTTTGGGCCGCGGGAAACCGTTGGCCGGCTTGGCCGGCCTGGCAGCAGCGACGTCCCCGGCGCCGTCTCCTCCTTGGAGGTGCTGCAGAGGCCCTTCCCCTTTCCACCCCTGTTCCTCCTCCCGAGTGAAATCCCCAAATCCGGCTTGGATTGGGCGGCGACGGCGCTCTGTGCGTCGTGTCTTCCTTGGGGGCGCCGCCTGGGGAGGGTTGCGTTCAGGTGAGAGGTTCAAAGGTCGGAGCTTGGGTGGCTTGGGTGGTCCGGTGACGGCGGTGTCACGAGGTTCGGCATGGCTGTAGGCGTCCCCGTCGGCTGCCTGGCAATGCTCCTCGGTGGCCTGTCGGTTTACTTGATGCCTCTGCTGCCTTTCTTCAGTAGCTGCACCTggtggtattcctgcagctctcaGGCGTTCTAGGTTGCGGCGATCCGGCAGTCGCGGAGTGCTCGAATGTTCAAGTGGTGATGTGCTGTGGCTGCTCCAGGTCCCGAAGCCCTGCTCTAGGGTGAGAGTCTCTCAAGTCCGCCGGGTACGGCGCCTTGCGAGCCATGGCGAGAGGGAAGGGTCCCTCTGCGGCGAGAGAGACGGCGGATGTGTGTTGTCTTTCTACTTGGGCGTTGGTCGGGCTCACTTACCACACTCTGTTGCAAGCATGTCCTTGTCGTGCTCATGTGTGCCTCATCCCTAGATGGCTGTTTCGCTGTAGTCTTCGGCTAGGGCAAGCTTCGAGCTTTGTTTTTCTGTATTCTTTTTGAGCTTGTGCGACCCGTTGGGTTGTAAGCCTCCTAGAGTGTCCCTTTTGTATCGTTTGgtcgtgggtgtgtgtgtgtgtgtgttttcctggccggttgatggctttgttaattcaaagtcgggctctcCGCGAGCcttcattttttttataaaaaagatggttaattccatgtgcaacTAATTAGGTCCATTGAAATTGAGATTTTTTTGTGCAGGATCAATTTTAAAACTAAATCATTAATGCAACTAATTAAATAGGCAGGCGATTAATTAGAAATAATTAGAAGCAGGGATTTTTTACAGTTAGTCGGACAACTAGTTATTTAAACAGGCAGTTAATCAGGCAAAATCAGATTGAGAGCGCTCGCGGGCGAGGACGGCCAGCAGGCTCTTGCTGACGTTGGTGACAACCTGCTCTCAGCGCATGGGACAACGGCCAACAAGCACTCAGGTCAACCAAATGTGCAAAGTTGCACGCACTTGACTCCTAACTCTTCTGGACGACATTATCACCTCTAGGTTCTCCGCTGCCGCGATCTTGTCCCATTGTTGGTCCATCTCCATGGCTTGGTacggcgctcttcttcctgaagctCCTCCCAGTCAGTTGCTCTTTGACTTGGCCAAGAGGAAGAGGTTGTACGTGTTGAAAGCCAGCTCCACGGCCCAAGTTCTCTTGCTGTCCGGGAAGCACTGGCACTTGCTGAGGATATCAACATACAGAGAATACATGTTGCATCGGATTGCAAGACTGTGATAGATGACATCAAACAGAAGAACCCGACTAGCTACGGGGCGATCTTACATGAAATAATAGACCAAAGCTCTTCTTTCAGTAGTTGTAGTTTtgttcatgagtttaggagctcgaatttcgaggctcacaatctagcgaagcatgTTTTCAGTTTGGGGgtgggccgccatgtttggttaggacaCCCTGGTAATCTCTCGTTTGTACCTCTGAACATTGGGTCGAACTAAATAATGCTTCGCATGGATTGCCTCAAAAAAAAAAGGTGGGAAAAAATATCAAAGTCTCCAAGCCGGCTCCCGTCAGTTGCTCTTCCCTGCCTTTTCTCCTGCTTGCTCTGCTCGTAATATTTTATGTTTATACTTATTAATTCTGGAATTTTATATGGTGAGCTTTCTGTGGATTTACATGATACCGAGCGGTAAATTTGAAGAGGGGCTACCGTTCCGATTTGGATTGGGCGATTTTTGATGAAAAAGGTTGGACAATCTTGGTCAACATGTAGTGTGGGCACTAGCTATGGGGGATGGCGCCCAACGCTTGACTTCTGAGGCACCACGCACGCCTATTCGCCTAAGACAATCAACATGCGAGAAGAAAGATAAAAGAGATAAAATGTTCGTGGAAAAGGTATATAGATCATATGTGCGCGATTAAACACATTCAGAAAGCTAGAACACGGTGAAATTTACCGAAGAAAAATTCAAGGAGAAAAACCGGGAGCAGCCGGCGGTCAGCTTCTCATGTAACGGGGTTGAACATAAATTGAGTAAAAAAGAAAATATGCTTAATAGCTACGTATCCAAACCAGAGTTTGAGTTTGGCCAACCTGTAGGTGGATCCAAGGCCTGCTGAAGTCCTTAAGGGCGGAGACGCAGCTTAGCTCGGGCACGAACGCACAAAGCAGGATCCTGCCGGAGAATAGGGCGAGCTATAGACGAAACGGCTAGCTCTTTGAAGAGAAGAAGGATACCTTCTAGACGTACAGAACTGGATCCGGCCAGAGAGCGAGCTAGACGAAGCGGCTTTGTTCTTTCACAAAGAAGTCGACAAGGGTATCATATATCCCGCCACAGCCGGATCCCATTCACCTCGTAGCTCGAAGCAGGCAGTTTGTATAATATGGTACGGCGACAATTAAGTAATCAAGTACTAGCTGTCGATGTTAATTTACTACTCCTTCGTCCGAAAATAAATGTTTCAACGTATAACTTTGTACCAAagttgtactccttctgttccaaaataaatgacccaactttgaactaactttgtactaaagtaggtataaagttggatcatctattttaaaacggatGATGTATTAAAATTGACACACTTATTTTGAGACCGAGGGAAAATAAGGCTCAGCTGTCGCCTGTGGACCAAGTTGTAATCAAGCTCTAAGCAAGCAGCTAGTTTAATACGGCTAAGCTGTCGACATTTCTTCTATGTAGTGGGCTCCCCTGATCGAGGTCAAATCTCACATGGGCGAGGTCACCCTCATATCGTGACAAAGTTTCAAACAAAATAGTAGTCCAAGAGGCAAGTGAGACAACTTAATTAGTTCAACTGGTTGTTTGTTTAGTTAACTTATTTTGAGTTGTTTGTTTAATCAATTGTTATAGGGCCAGTAGACGCCAAAACTGTAGTGTCATTAAGAAAAAACTACACTGATGCTAGCTGGATGGGATCCTATCCTTCCCGTCGACAGGCAAGTATACACCTCCATATATGTACCTCTATTCATCGCAGGGCTGGCCCTTGGGAGCGGCAGGGGGTGTGGCTGCCCTGCGACACCAATGGTTACAATTGTATTAAGAAACCTTAGTGATTATAGTTGTATTAAGAAAATAGGACTTCACACCAAGTAGTCTTGATAATAGTAGTTAGTACAAGATGATACCCTTTGTTTGTTTGACATATATATATGCTGGCACACATCGTCTTTGCATATTTAAACTTCAGTTTCTATCGTCGTAGCTTAGGCCACACACATATACGCAAATTTTTGGCTGGAATTTCGCAGAATACTTTTCAAAATATGTACAAGCTTCGGGACTCGGGTGATTCAAAACTACGTCAGAGCATGAGATCCGTATTCCCTAAATTAGTTAAAAGGGAACAAACAGTCTCACAAATTTGCTTTGAACTAGGAGTAATTTCTTGTCAGGTACtccccgtttctaaatataagcccttttagatatttcaatatgactacatacggatgtatgtacaCATGTTTTAGAATGTAGACTCAtttattttgcttcatatgtagttcatattaagATCTCTAAAAggttttatatttaggaacgaagggagtagaaggTTAAATGAAAAGATTAACGACTTAGCTTCTCCAGTCGAGGTCAAGTCTTGCTCTCATATTGCCGGCGAGGTCACTTTTATATGGAGATAAAgtcccaaataaataaataatcgTAGAAGCAAGTCGGAGAGATTAGTTAATTCAACTGGCTGTTTGATTAGTTAAAAGAATTGTCACAGTATTAAACAACAAAAATGTGGCGTCATTAAGAAAAACCTACATAATGCTAACTGGATCGGACATATATTTTTTAGTTTAGGCAAGCTGGATGGGATCctatgccactagtagaaaaacacctattagtcccggttcgtaagggcctttagtcccggttcatgaaccgggactaatgggtcattactaatacctccatccattagtcccggttcaaactcgaaccgggacagatgtgcctccacgtgaccggtccgccgagcccagtcaggggggcctttggtcccggttggtggctccaatcgggaccaaaagttcatgttttttttacaaatgtggctgctttaggggttttgggggttatttttaggttgttattagctagctaatagagagaagtgtcctctcttatatcttcgtcctttgtttatcaacgctgctgctatgttcatttcacccgttgatataacatgctcatgcatgcgcatcatacatcatcatatataataacaagtcatatgcatcatcatacaacttctactcgttattaataataagtcatacgatcatcatcctcatagtcatcgaacacccttaaggtaaaatagcataaaacaatatagaccctgactctccattatgaagaatggcgatcatcctgtctccaattcttgccctccGCTGAtggttgcttccaagaagctccttacgactgtccatacattttttccattctttgattgtcatgtctccacttcttttagaaatccggtatggacagttcagattcatAGGAAGACCtcgttgtatgttcaaaacatgaaggctaccgtatgtatacatcagatgaggcacacaatcattcgggattatctgttgaaaaaatatagtaataacttcgtagttagcaatgatgtactagttttagaagtgtgcaaaaagatgcacggatgtcgtaatagtaaaaaatcttaccagggtatctccatggtagttcccgtagttcaacacgtgcactagtggcatgtattgaccataatattgaggagtttgattgtagatattgtaattctcaagatcagtacaaaatgcgaccagatgatttttctcctgataagttaattcagagccttcggtgtagtaggttctgtctaccatcttccgcacattctttgaagaatgaaaataagctgtcaatggaaatagttgtcaactattttgaaataaacaatataaattacttaataactatgttaagctcacatgagggaagaattggaggtgtatccacaaggacccaaatcgaaggtctctcttgctcgattgtaggatcaccaagatccatggtgacaagcataccctcattaagaccatacatcttgcaaagtgctttccaaattttgcaaccaaaatgggttacactctgagcattgtacaactttacttgaaaatccacaccatgatgggtacttaggataatttttttggtttcgaaactttcatggtcttcaaaacccatcctctccaagacatagcgtcttgcaaagtaTGGGAtgagctagtcgaattggaaaagatgaaaaatattgtcatgattaaaatagttgaagtcatgagtaattacgaaaaaaaactattgtcgtcggttgcgtaccgtatgaacatcgaaggtctcctcgagcttaatgctgaagcgacgatcttcgtccagctcaatgaacctgtcgcagatacctcggtcgtcgtggcaccagtcgcactcccccgggcggttttcgtcgtccgagtacgacatcttcggcctatgttcataattcaaatattaaactagattattaatcacgggttgactatcggtgatgtacgtagctcctcctttcattcccgagtgcattattacatcaaattgtctagcacacgggaatgaagaagaatttatccaatatgagcattcaataagcaaaaccaaatcataaaataagcaaaaccaaatcataaaataaagtagtatttaaattagcatgcattcaataattataagcaaaagtacatcatctcttggtgtccgtacatcgtcgaatattatcactaatatagcatcactaatacaactagaaccgtagcgcccgacgggtatcgacgcgggcggtggacgcccaaagataaggaaccatcacaggatcatagctccagtgagatccctgaagaatctgccaggtattATCGAACCttccctccaatgcaaccatgtagcgacggacgtactcgtcctcctcgctgacacggtgacgtaccaccttcgcggtgtccggaagcctcggcaccgtcactggcccacgcgaccgccaccaaacaaggatcgggtcaacaatgggctgcctcctcaccaacctacgtcccccgaaaagtagcacctcccaataacagcccggcggagcccggtcccgaacatggccctgatcaaccaagcctccaccgccgagtcgacgacgacgaggatgcgggataggcgtcgccgacgtcgatgcgggaactacttctatatatagttaaataaagtagttttattaattaaatcaactagctagttcaactactaaataCTTACTATAAagaaataaagtagtacttactaaaaacaaactacttctatatatagtaaaataaagtagtttattaaatcaactagctagttcaactatatatgaagcacttactataaataaaataaagtagtacttactaaaaataaactagtatttttccaactaattatattaaacactttctcttcttatttttttcatttttctaaatacgtactatgaacaaaaaaatcattaaaattctataaacaaaattacaacagaaaaaaatcataaagattctatgaatagaaaaaatcataaaaatttgacatattcgatctttgcatatatatgataaaaaatctatgaactacacatcaaaattactacacatccaacaaaaaaatctatgaactacaaaaaaatctaaaaaaaatctaacaaaaatcataaaaaatctaacaaaaaaatctactaACAAAAAaatatctaacataatatgaataaattaattacacaatatgaactacatatataaattacaccacatctaatctaacaaataaatctatgaactaacaaaaaaatctaacataatatgaacaaattaattacacaatctaaattacacaatatgaactacatatctaaattactacaaatctaatctaacaaataaatctatgaactaacaaaaaaatctaacaaaaataaaataaagttgctcacggccggcgacggcgacggcgacggcgaggtgcagcagggcgggcggcgacgtcggggcggggcggcgacggcgtcggggcggcagggcgggcggcgacggcagcggggcggggcggcgacagcgcgcgtcggggcggcaggggacggtgtcggggcggggcggcgacggcgtcgaggcgaggcggctacggcgtcggggcggggcggcaacgGCGAGGTGGTGGCAGGGGATGGCGCGCGGCGTCGGGAGAGATCGAACTCGGGGCGGGGAggcagtgctacttatatagcaaagtctttggtcctggttcgtacggcaaaccggtaccaatgcccgccttttgtcccggtttgagccaccaaccaggaccaaaggcctcttttcgacAGCCCAAAGGGCGCTAAAcgaggacctttggtcccggttggtggctccaaccgggacaaaaggcgggcattggtaccggttggtggcaccaaccggtaccaaagaggggcattggtaccggttggcgccaccaaccggtaccaatggacccgtctaattttttattttttgcaactgTTTTTTAgtggattctttctgcagctgtttttttagtcccacctcgccaagcgagagacacttgcagctgtttataagccctgagtgcagagacgatgaagaagaggctcaatgctcacctgcacgttggttagcttcaagccttgaggaatagggtagactgcacagagctatgtgcagtgcagttgacactattctgaaaggcttgaagcaaattaacgagcattgcgcctcttttttatttttaatgacttatttttaatagttgtgattaacttaactaaaaaatgagcatagatgcttatttttaatgacttattacaactcagaaataaaaagaaaaaaataaatatagcagaaaagaaaaaaaaactatataaaaaactgcatagaaatgaatagaagcaaaaatagttgtgattaactttacttaaaaatgagcatagatgctcatttttaatgacttattacaattcagaaataaatagaagaaaaaatagttgtgattaacttaactaaaaaatgagcatatatgcttatttttaatgacttattacaacttagaaataaaaagaaaaaaataaatataacagaaaagaaaaaaactatataaaaaactactcagaaataaatagaagcaaacatagttgtgattaactttacttaaaaaatgagcatagatgcttatttttaatgacttattacaattcagaaataaatagaagaaaaaatagttgtaattaacttaactaaaaaatgagcatagatgcttatttttaatgacttattacaactcggaaataaaaagaaaaaaaaataaatatagcagaaaagaaaaaaaattatataaaaaactgctcagaaatgagcatagatgcgcttataaaGAAAATTCAACCtatattcataataaatttctactaatttcacagaaattcaatatgaatttagattaaatttcctgtataagggcatctattttcattttgagaggagctcaacaaagggagagagggaggggcttataaaccggtctgatttcccttcggttggcgaggtgggactaaactctgaccgcaacgagggccaaccctttagtcccggttggtggcgtgaaccgggactaaagggcagcctttggtcccggttcaagccaccaaccgggaccaatggtggtagcactacaagaaacctgttaatccatgacggatttctcaTGACGTTCTCACAAATTGTCACGGAAACCGTCATGGATCTGCAAGATGTGAATGGGCCTCAAGACGATTAACCGATTATGATGGACAACGATGGACCGTCACAAAAACCGTCACTCATCAACCAGCTGGGCCTAACTTTTTTTTTATTTACACATCATTTGTTCCGTCACGCATGGCTCCTGTTGTGCGTGCCGTTTTGTTCGGCCTATTTGTCAGTCCAATGCAACAGTGAATACGAAAAAAAGAGAAACGAACAGAGCGCGCGCGAGAAGGGCAATTTTAAGTCGCCAGCGCGGGGAGTGAAAATTTTGAGTCAGCCCATTTTACTGCAGAGTCCACACCATCCTAACCCTAGTTGCCCTTCTCCCGTCTCCTCCCATAccaaccagccgccgccgccactccaccttcCCTCCTCACGTCGCTTCatgtcgccggcggcggcgccgggcccctCCATCTATCCCGCACCGGATCCCTCCCCGTCTACCCCACCCCATGCCCCTTCCCATTTAGGTCGCGCCCTCGAGCTACGGCGGCCCAGTCTTGCCTCTGGAGCTGATGCGGCCGAGGTTGCCGGCGGCGGCCACGGATCCAGCTCCGCGGCGAGCCAACATGAGTGAGGaatcaacccccccccctccccgcccccCTACAAGCCACACACACGCTTCTCCTCTGCTATTTGTTCATCGAGATGTACTTTTTACACAGCTTCTTATTTGGCTTGGGGGATTTGCAGGTCAGTCTCGTGGGGATGGTGAGCGGCAAGGCAGAGCTGAACACGGACGTGCCCTTCACGCTCGACGACGGCACCGGCCCCGTCAATTTCATCAGATGGTGAGTGCAGCTCGGCAAATGCCTTTCTTTTACATGAATTCCAGATGTATTTATCAGATAAAACCTTCACACCAAGCGGGAGAAGCTTGACCAATAACAATGTTCACAACCGATAGGAGGCTCCTTAATGTTGTTTGTTTGGGAAACAGGTTTTGCTTATAACCTCACCTGATTGGGGACTGAATCCATGGAGAATAAACGTGATCAAACAACACGACAGAAAACACTTGAATTCATATCCAATAAATTTTTTAATTTAACACGATTTTATATTCATGTAACagtattattttattattttttttccATCTAATCCATTCAGGCATCTACCAGTTTCCAGTGAATATGCATCACGGTCACCTGCAACATCATTTAGTTTTTCATCCATTACCAAATATTGTTGAATATGTGTTTTTAGTCTGTCCGAATCAGACATCAATTATTTTTTTAAACGGAGTTACACACCAAGGCTGGATTAGTCCGCTTCACTGATTTCTAAGCTGTATGATAGGCCTCAAAtagtcatatactccctccgttcctaaatataagtctttgtagagattccactagatggactacatacggagcaaaatgaatgaattcaaacttaaaatgcatctatatacatcgatatgcggtttatagtggaatctctacaaagacttacatttaagaacggagggagtattagtaaAAGCATGCCATGAAAGAAGCTGTCAAGTTATCTGCTTCTTATTCCTCCCATCCAGGGGcacaaaaactgaaggaaatactggTAAAGAATACTCCGTAGGAATTTAATAATGTAAGTACATAGAAAAATCTAAGAGGtagtgtgacaaaaaatcatgatcgATTTAACTAAAGTACTAAACAGAGGTCACCTAATAGTTAACATGATAATTACCTTTTTTTAAATTACCTAGTTAGTTGATCTGTTTTAGACTTTTGTTTGGATTCCATTGCTGGATGTTGGCTATGGGATTTGTCCACTGCTGCAACTTGAATCTTCACTTGATTGAAATGTTGTTGGCTGTTAGTACGACAGTGCAAGAAATCCAATAATTGGAATTAAACCTGTAGGTTCTTAACCATCTCCAGTTAATTCAGAAATTGAGTTCCGAGCTGATCATAGTCTCCTAAAGATTGGATTAATGGGCTGTCCTCCTGcctgaaaacaaaagcaaaaaaaaaactgcACATCACCGCCTGCCTGGCCTCGCACTCTTGCTTCCCAAGGTCGAAAAATCGACCCCCCTGTCATGATGCTGCTGTCGCCGCTGTTGCCAGGAAGCCACACGCCCCTAAAGAGCAACAGGTAAAACTGATGGATGTTGTGACATCGATGTTGCACTGCACATATGTCCAAAGTAATTGCAGTCATATCTTGCACTGTACATTTGTCTATGGCTGGCCTGCGTGATGAGGATGATTAGATTGATTTGCTCCTCTGCCTAGTACGCATTGCTGTTTGCTGTCACTGGGATAGTGGGTTATTCCTCCTTATTCTTCTACATTTCTGATTGGATCTTTAAGTTTGTTTTTTCCTAAAGTTTCAATTGATTCTAGATTTATGTTAAGAAAAAAGAAGAAGCACATTTGGGAATGATTCTGATTTGTATGTATACATTCAAATTTTAGGTGCTACATTGTTCTTCTCTGGGGCAATTGGTGCAAAATCTATACCAAAACAATTTCAAGTCGAGGACTAGAGGTGATGCTCTTTTGCTCCAGTTCTTATGTATATATGTAAGAATTTATCTGTAGTAGGTTGATATGTTCAACCAATTTTCCAGCCTAGTGATACTTTAAGGATATCGTCATCATGCCGGTGCAAGGTAAGCACCGTGTCTCTTCCTCCAATCGTCCCAACAGTAGCATATCACTATGGCATATCTGTGATGAAATAATCTTCGGTCAAGATATGTTATTCTTACCATCAAGAACTAACTAGCCTTCTCTTTTCACCATATCCTGTAACTATTGTTGAATTAATTGGTTGCGAAATACCCATTATTGCTTGCAAAGAATCCTGATTATTGATCAAGTGAAAAAGTAGAATAGCAGCTAGTTTGATGCAACATATTTCTGTAGTAAGTTTTATTTCAGAAAGGAGGTGCGTGTTGGTACTTTTTAATCATGTGTACTTCTAAATCTTATAGCTCGCTGTTAAAGTTGTAAGACTGGTAAAAATTAGCTTTACACAACTACTTTTCATATGTTCGAAGATTATTGTTACTCAAAGTACTACTAGATTGTAGTTAGTATGTAGATGTTGTTCAAAATTATTTTTTCTCAAGTGATCACATTGTACTACGTATTTCTGGCAGCTATATTTGTATCAGTTTTGTTTCTGATTTTGTGAACTGATGTGCATCCCATCACACCCACGAACAACATTTGATCTGAATCGTTATCATAGTCTATCAAATTTGACACCCCCAATATCTCCAGTTCACCGACGAACACATTAAATCTATATACTTATTTTAAACTATGATGAAAGGAGTGCCGCGGAGATGTGTGGAGTGGAGGAAAAATGTTTAGATATATACCTGAATTAATAAGATGTCCAAAGAACATCTAATAATTACATGCATGTAAAACCATTACAGATTTGTATCGGATACAGTAGATATAAAACTGTACTTTGTTTTTTTGCTACCAACTTTAACCGTGGGCTTTTGAACAAGCCAAGTGTGTTTTATATGCTAATTTCAAATAATGAGCATGGCGGCATATGCTTAAATGCCTTAAAGGGAATAGTAAACGAAACATTTTTTTAACTTGTATATAGCCTGCTTTTTTAGCGTGTGGTTCCCACATTTTCATGGTACCTTAATATAGTAGTGGTGTCCATCGGATGATTGCTTGGAAAATAAACTAATATTATTACTCTCTCTAGATTCATATGTGAGTTTGCTTTTATAACTTATTATAATTTTGTATGTCTTTTGGATTCCATGCAGGTTTGGCGGTTAGTCTGTGTTACTTGAGATTCAAGTTTTTTAGTAGGAATTACTTGGG
Above is a window of Triticum aestivum cultivar Chinese Spring chromosome 6B, IWGSC CS RefSeq v2.1, whole genome shotgun sequence DNA encoding:
- the LOC123133370 gene encoding uncharacterized protein isoform X1, which produces MSQSRGDGERQGRAEHGRALHARRRHRPRQFHQMVLHCSSLGQLVQNLYQNNFKSRTRGLAVSLCYLRFKFFSRNYLGPYSFPEGCLCWRLNSARTFFHGSHVTKKMLIALSRYTCVDSILSFIF
- the LOC123133370 gene encoding uncharacterized protein isoform X2, with the translated sequence MVSGKAELNTDVPFTLDDGTGPVNFIRWCYIVLLWGNWCKIYTKTISSRGLEPSDTLRISSSCRCKVWRLVCVT